One window of Saccharomyces kudriavzevii IFO 1802 strain IFO1802 genome assembly, chromosome: 10 genomic DNA carries:
- the ERG20 gene encoding bifunctional (2E,6E)-farnesyl diphosphate synthase/dimethylallyltranstransferase (similar to Saccharomyces cerevisiae ERG20 (YJL167W); ancestral locus Anc_1.176) produces the protein MASEKEIKRERFLSVFPKIVEELNASLLAYGMPKEACDWYAHSLNYNTPGGKLNRGLSVVDTYAILSNKTVDQLGQDEYEKVAILGWCIELLQAYFLVADDMMDKSITRRGQPCWYKVPEVGEIAINDAFMLEAAIYKLLKSHFRSEKYYIDVTELFHEVTFQTELGQLMDLITAPEDKVDLNKFSLKKHSFIVTFKTAYYSFYLPVALAMYVAGITDEKDLQQAKDVLIPLGEYFQIQDDYLDCFGTPEQIGKIGTDIQDNKCSWVINKALELASAEQRKTLDENYGKKNSATEAKCKQIFNDLKIDQLYHEYEESIANDLKTKISQVDESRGFKGDVLTAFLNKVYKRSK, from the coding sequence ATGGCTtcagaaaaggaaatcaaaagagaGAGATTCTTGAGCGTTTTCCCTAAGATTGTGGAAGAGTTGAATGCATCGCTCCTAGCTTACGGTATGCCCAAAGAAGCATGTGACTGGTATGCTCACTCATTGAACTACAACACCCCAGGTGGTAAGTTAAATAGAGGGTTATCTGTCGTGGACACTTATGCCATTCTATCCAACAAGACTGTTGACCAATTGGGCCAAGACGAATACGAAAAGGTTGCCATTCTGGGCTGGTGTATTGAGTTGCTGCAAGCCTACTTCTTAGTCGCCGATGACATGATGGACAAGTCCATTACCAGAAGAGGCCAACCATGTTGGTACAAGGTTCCTGAAGTCGGAGAAATTGCCATCAACGACGCTTTCATGCTAGAGGCTGCCATCTACAAGCTTTTGAAATCGCATTTCAGAAGcgaaaaatattatataGATGTTACGGAACTGTTCCACGAAGTCACTTTTCAAACTGAATTGGGCCAATTGATGGACTTAATCACTGCGCCAGAAGACAAAGTCGACTTGAACAAGTTCTCCTTGAAAAAGCACTCCTTCATAGTGACTTTCAAGACCGCTTACTATTCCTTCTATTTGCCTGTTGCCTTGGCCATGTACGTCGCTGGCATCACCGATGAAAAAGACTTGCAACAAGCAAAGGATGTCTTGATTCCACTAGGTGAATACTTCCAAATTCAAGACGACTACTTGGATTGTTTCGGTACTCCAGAACAAATTGGTAAGATCGGTACGGACATCCAGGATAACAAATGTTCATGGGTTATTAACAAGGCCTTAGAACTTGCCTCTGCGGAGCAAAGAAAGACCTTGGACGAGAACTACGGTAAGAAGAACTCTGCCACAGAAGCCAAGTGTAAGCAGATCTTCAATGACTTGAAAATCGACCAGTTATACCATGAATACGAGGAATCTATCGCCAacgatttgaaaacaaaaatttccCAGGTTGATGAGTCTCGTGGTTTCAAAGGTGATGTCTTGACtgcatttttgaacaaggtttacaaaagaagcaaataA
- the QCR8 gene encoding ubiquinol--cytochrome-c reductase subunit 8 (similar to Saccharomyces cerevisiae QCR8 (YJL166W); ancestral locus Anc_1.177) yields MSPPGGKTYMGWWGHMGGPKQKGITSYSVSPYAQKPLHGIFHNAVFNSFRRFKSQFLYVLIPAGIYWYWWKNGNEYNEFLYSKAGREELERVNV; encoded by the coding sequence atgagTCCTCCAGGCGGTAAGACTTATATGGGATGGTGGGGCCACATGGGTGGTCCAAAGCAAAAGGGCATAACCTCATATTCGGTGTCTCCATACGCTCAAAAACCACTGCACGGTATTTTCCATAATGCCGTATTCAACAGTTTTAGAAGATTCAAGTCTCAGTTTCTGTACGTTTTGATACCAGCGGGAATTTACTGGTATTGGTGGAAAAACGGTAACGAATATAATGAGTTTCTGTATAGTAAAGCTGGTAGAGAAGAACTAGAGAGAGTCAACGTTTAA
- the HAL5 gene encoding protein kinase HAL5 (similar to Saccharomyces cerevisiae HAL5 (YJL165C) and KKQ8 (YKL168C); ancestral locus Anc_1.180): protein MGDEKLSRHTSLKRARSLSESIKGLFKPSGISGSNGAAAPSPRPGQDQAHSHQPARITTSNVSSPSISPVHSPVLQAAPKHHKLGVPNIAKLSLSPSREPSLNSENEMFSQESFISEKDEDEANLLEREELQNKKDEQARMKHGRSKDVHAPHHRYTVGSDEAERRPKERLKNFPQNTGPPNPANGTANHVLDQENNFSIDAMLDYDEESKIKRRNSLGVRNNGSRTRSRKNSLSTPRSPPMKNGNDGASTNSATNANNTGNRIYVRGRNHSDSISASSLPKFQEIECKCILDLDHFKVFENGYHEHTLRVLPIIANNKNVDSGDEKDSDASLNNGEDGDNDIETNMHKQKSVFSLSGLFKSHKDVSQMQQQHEESTEQINLEKAFSIIPSQKFIKSQSLKKSRTDNLKNGNNDELMKNDGKNIPQIVNPNAAVGAEELKLINALSEKIRKGLKSENAKSRNSEGRSNSNKQEDSDDAENKTRTANDDMSHKPCSQKYGKSIGVVGAGAYGVVKICARCKTARDVLPYSTYSNGKKLFFAVKELKPKPGDQIDKFCTRLTSEFIIGHSLSHPHFEVNAIVPGTVPRTTPPKHVFNAPNILKILDLMEYNNSFAEVMEFCASGDLYSLLTRNNISNDANNGSSRLMQTVKEGSGSPLHPLEADCFMKQLLNGVQYMHDHGIAHCDLKPENILFQPNGLLKICDFGTSSVFQTAWEKHVHFQSGAMGSEPYVAPEEFIRDAEYDPRLVDCWSCGIVYCTMVMGQYLWKIAIPEKDSLFKSFLSEIKNDGQFYLFEELRHVSSEVNRLRKIALYRTFQVDPTKRITIEQLLQSSWMRKTKCCVVYRPLHSKVSK from the coding sequence aTGGGAGATGAGAAGCTTTCACGCCACACATCTTTGAAGAGGGCGAGATCTCTCTCCGAATCCATTAAAGGTCTATTTAAACCATCAGGAATCTCAGGTAGTAATGGTGCTGCGGCACCTTCTCCTCGTCCTGGTCAGGACCAAGCACATTCTCACCAACCAGCCAGGATCACTACCAGTAACGTATCTTCCCCATCTATATCTCCTGTACATAGTCCTGTTCTTCAAGCGGCTCCCAAGCATCATAAGTTGGGCGTTCCAAATATTGCTAAGCTTTCACTGTCACCTAGCAGGGAGCCATCCTTGAattcagaaaatgaaatgttCTCTCAGGAATCCTTTATAAGTGAaaaggatgaagatgaagccAATCTATTGGAGAGAGAAGAGcttcaaaacaaaaaggaCGAACAAGCTCGTATGAAACACGGGCGTTCCAAGGACGTTCATGCACCTCATCATCGTTATACAGTTGGTAGCGATGAGGCTGAAAGGCGACCAAAAGAAAGGCTGAAAAACTTTCCGCAAAACACAGGTCCGCCGAATCCTGCAAACGGTACTGCTAACCATGTCTTAGATCAGGAGAATAACTTTTCTATTGATGCTATGCTTGATTATGACGAAGAATCCAAAATTAAAAGGAGAAACAGTTTAGGCGTACGTAATAACGGTAGTCGTACaagaagtagaaaaaatagtTTGTCTACACCAAGATCACCACCTATGAAGAATGGAAATGACGGGGCAAGTACTAATTCTGCCACTAATGCTAATAATACAGGTAACAGGATATACGTGAGAGGAAGAAACCACTCAGATTCTATCAGTGCATCCAGTTTACCAAaattccaagaaattgaatgCAAGTGTATTTTAGATTTAGACCATTTCAaagtctttgaaaatggatATCATGAACATACTCTGAGGGTGTTGCCAATTATTGCAAACAATAAAAACGTGGATAGTGGCGACGAAAAGGATAGTGACGCTTCTTTGAACAATGGCGAGGATGGCGACAATGATATTGAGACAAATATGCATAAACAAAAATCCGTGTTTTCATTGAGTGGATTATTCAAATCTCATAAAGATGTGAGTCAAATGCAACAGCAACATGAAGAAAGTACAGAACAGATCAATCTGGAGAAAGctttttccattattccatctcaaaaattcattaaaTCCCaatcattaaaaaaatcaagaacgGATAACCTCAAAAATGGTAACAATGAcgaattgatgaaaaatgatgGGAAAAATATTCCACAAATTGTGAATCCTAACGCTGCCGTCGGCGCCGAAGAGTTGAAGCTAATCAATGCATTATCCGAGAAGATACGAAAGGGTCTTAAAAGTGAAAACGCTAAGAGTAGAAATAGTGAAGGCAGGAGTAATAGCAACAAGCAGGAAGATTCTGATGACGCAGAGAACAAGACCCGAACAGCAAATGACGACATGTCTCACAAGCCTTGCTCCCAGAAATACGGGAAATCTATTGGGGTCGTTGGTGCAGGCGCATACGGGGTGGTTAAAATATGTGCAAGGTGTAAGACTGCCAGAGATGTATTACCATACAGTACCTATTCCAATGGTAAGAAGTTGTTTTTTGCCGTCAAAGAGTTGAAGCCCAAACCAGGTGATCAGATTGATAAGTTTTGTACGAGGCTGACTTCTGAGTTCATCATTGGACACTCATTAAGTCATCCGCACTTTGAGGTAAATGCGATAGTTCCAGGCACTGTTCCAAGAACCACACCACCAAAACATGTCTTTAATGCACCaaacattttgaaaattttagaTCTAATGGAATATAACAACTCCTTTGCAGAAGTCATGGAATTTTGTGCATCTGGCGATTTATATTCGCTATTAACAAGAAATAACATTTCCAATGACGCGAATAATGGCAGTTCAAGATTAATGCAAACTGTGAAAGAAGGTTCTGGCAGTCCGCTACACCCATTAGAGGCAGACTGTTTTATGAAGCAACTGTTGAATGGTGTTCAATATATGCATGATCACGGTATAGCACATTGTGATTTGAAACCtgagaatattttatttcaaCCAAATGGGTTGCTGAAAATCTGTGATTTTGGCACGAGTTCAGTTTTCCAAACAGCATGGGAGAAGCATGTTCACTTCCAAAGCGGAGCCATGGGTTCTGAACCATACGTGGCACCCGAAGAATTCATAAGAGATGCAGAATACGATCCACGTTTGGTGGATTGTTGGAGTTGCGGTATAGTTTACTGTACAATGGTAATGGGACAGTATCTTTGGAAGATTGCCATCCCTGAAAAAGATTCTCTGTTCAAATCTTTTCTCAGCgaaattaaaaatgatgGTCAGTTTTACTTATTCGAGGAATTAAGACACGTCAGCAGCGAAGTTAACAGGTTGAGAAAGATTGCACTCTACAGAACATTCCAGGTGGACCCCACGAAGAGAATCACCATTGAGCAACTATTGCAGAGCTCATGGATGAGAAAGACGAAATGTTGTGTTGTTTATAGACCCCTACATTCTAAGGTTAGCAAATGA